One region of Vitis vinifera cultivar Pinot Noir 40024 chromosome 1, ASM3070453v1 genomic DNA includes:
- the LOC104880059 gene encoding uncharacterized protein LOC104880059 yields the protein MQENESLREFVKRFGQDVLQVEAYSMDAVIQIFKRSICPNTPFFESLAKKSPMTIDDLFRCVSKYSILEDDVCAATQQILVAGQTSRNDVERSSKLPDRSRPSGRRQEEQSRPELPPLTPLSILYEKLLPMIQDLSDLRWPGPPRADLTKRDHSKKCAYHKEHGHTTERCKSLHYLVERLIKAGHLNQYLRLDARVRDTPRNRDSGTLKIPVAPKAIINYIHGGPLDEEYDSKRKRQRSLRAASVREHVNFIWLGLVRAPDP from the coding sequence atgcaggagAATGAGTCTTTAAGAGAATTCGTGAAACGGTTTGGCCAGGATGTGTTGCAAGTAGAGGCTTACAGCATGGATGCAGTCATCCAAATCTTCAAACGAAGCATATGCCCAAACACTCCCTTCTTTGAATCACTCGCTAAGAAGTCTCCCATGacaatagatgacttgttccgGTGCGTGAGCAAATACTCAATACTGGAAGATGATGTGTGTGCGGCCACCCAACAAATTTTGGTCGCCGGACAGACATCCAGGAACGACGTGGAAAGAAGTTCTAAACTTCCTGACCGGTCAAGGCCGTCTGGACGAAGACAGGAAGAGCAAAGTCGCCCGGAACTGCCACCACTTACGCCCCTTTCCATATTATATGAGAAACTCCTCCCTATGATCCAAGACCTATCCGACTTAAGGTGGCCCGGGCCCCCTAGAGCGGACCTAACCAAAAGGGATCATAGCAAGAAGTGTGCCTACCACAAGGAGCATGGTCACACTACGGAGCGGTGCAAGAGTCTCCATTATTTAGTGGAAAGGCTCATAAAAGCGGGACATTTGAATCAATACCTCCGCTTAGATGCCAGAGTTAGAGATACTCCCCGAAATCGCGACTCCGGGACCCTCAAGATCCCAGTCGCCCCCAAAGCCATCATCAACTATATCCACGGAGGACCACTGGATGAGGAGTACGACTCCAAACGAAAGAGGCAGAGGTCGTTGCGTGCAGCATCAGTGCGTGAACACGTCAACTTCATCTGGCTTGGGCTGGTGAGGGCCCCCgacccatag
- the UBC2 gene encoding ubiquitin-conjugating enzyme E2 2, whose amino-acid sequence MSTPARKRLMRDFKRLQQDPPAGISGAPQDNNIMLWNAVIFGPDDTPWDGGTFKLTLQFTEDYPNKPPTVRFVSRMFHPNIYADGSICLDILQNQWSPIYDVAAILTSIQSLLCDPNPNSPANSEAARMFSENKREYNRRVREIVEQSWTAD is encoded by the exons ATGTCGACTCCAGCCAGGAAGAGGCTCATGAGGGATTTCAAGAGGTTGCAACAGGATCCACCTGCAGGCATCAGTGGTGCTCCTCAAGACAATAACATTATGCTCTGGAATGCTGTTATATTTGG ACCTGATGACACACCTTGGGACGGAG GTACGTTTAAATTGACGCTTCAGTTTACAGAGGATTATCCGAATAAGCCACCAACTGTACGCTTTGTTTCTAGAATGTTCCATCCAAATA tttatGCGGATGGAAGCATTTGCTTAGACATTCTACAAAATCAGTGGAGTCCAATTTATGATGTAGCTGCCATACTTACATCCATCCAG TCGCTGCTTTGTGACCCAAACCCAAACTCTCCTGCAAATTCAGAAGCAGCACGGATGTTTAGTGAGAACAAGCGTGAATACAACAGAAGAGTGCGTGAGATTGTTGAGCAGAGTTGGACAGCTGATTGA
- the LOC100245028 gene encoding probable LRR receptor-like serine/threonine-protein kinase At1g14390, whose translation MESFWVFFCFLFSVIIFPVSMGQLTPTEGRILLQVQQLLEYPEALQGWNNWTSFCYLPHSPSLKIVCTDNRVTELTIIGNKSSPSVSGDLKVSQQTLSEKFSIDAFFTVLTKLSHVQVLSLVSLGMWGHLPPKVNRFQALEVLNISSNFIYGELPRTISTFISLRSIVLADNLLNGSVPDLRSLLLLEELNLGDNRFGPEFPSLGASLVSVVLKNNSLRSVIPLGLMNFDRLQQFDISSNKFVGPIPSSIFYLPSIQYLNLAKNQFTGAFQTNISCSGNLRFVDISHNHLIGKLPSCVRSNSSNLTVISSWNCLSGGNLGYQLPNSVCRKEALAVKPPTRNDAQKSSSKLGLILGVVAGIVGVLVVLGLLTLAIFRKSRPNKSETDIFNQGSVAYKSPLHSSSKPISEARHVPTTMGFGTLGLPPYHVFTLEEMEDATNNFDPSNLIAEGSQGQSYKGWLRDGSEVLVKCLKLKHKHSPQSLPQQMEAVTKLRHQHLVSVLGHCIVTYQEHPNTASTVFLVVEHVANGSLRDHLTDRRRREILKWPQRLGISIGIARGIQFLHTGNAPGIFGNNLKIENVLLNEKLTTKISNYNIPLRFKVGSESPLNGPKFRSDLQGAQEAERDDIYQLGVILLEIITGKQVTSESELDELKLQLERGLTEAASKLRALTDPSIRGTFAYESLTNTVQITLNCLSKDSRKRPSIADVLWNLQYSVQVQEGWASSEGLSTQPQC comes from the exons ATGGAGAGCTTCTGGGTTTTCTTCTGTTTCTTGTTTTCTGTAATCATTTTCCCAGTTTCCATGGGGCAACTGACTCCGACAGAAGGTCGAATTCTTCTCCAAGTTCAGCAACTTCTCGAGTACCCAGAAGCTCTTCAAGGCTGGAACAACTGGACTAGCTTCTGCTATCTTCCTCACTCGCCCTCTCTCAAGATCGTCTGTACAGATAATCGCGTGACTGAATTAACTATCATCGGAAACAAAAGCTCGCCTTCTGTTTCCGGGGACTTGAAGGTATCTCAGCAGACACTGTCCGAGAAATTCTCCATTGATGCTTTCTTCACAGTTCTAACCAAGCTCTCACACGTCCAAGTGCTGTCACTAGTGTCCTTGGGAATGTGGGGTCACTTGCCACCAAAGGTTAATAGGTTCCAAGCACTGGAAGTGCTGAATATCAGTTCAAATTTCATCTATGGAGAGCTTCCCCGGACAATCTCAACTTTTATAAGTCTTAGGAGTATTGTGCTGGCTGATAATTTGTTGAATGGGAGCGTTCCGGATCTTAGAAGCTTGCTTCTTCTTGAAGAACTCAACCTGGGTGACAATCGCTTTGGACCTGAATTTCCTTCTCTGGGAGCCAGTTTGGTTAGTGTGGTACTGAAGAACAATTCTCTAAGATCTGTTATTCCTTTAGGACTCATGAATTTTGATAGGCTTCAGCAATTCGATATCTCTTCCAACAAATTTGTGGGACCGATCCCGTCTTCCATATTTTATCTGCCTTCAATTCAGTACCTCAATTTGGCCAAAAATCAATTCACGGGGGCctttcaaacaaatatatccTGCAGTGGTAACCTCAGATTTGTGGATATTTCGCACAACCATTTGATAGGAAAGTTGCCCTCCTGCGTTAGATCAAATTCTTCGAATTTGACTGTTATCAGTTCTTGGAACTGTTTATCTGGTGGAAACTTGGGTTATCAGCTTCCCAATTCAGTCTGCCGAAAAGAAGCATTGGCTGTTAAGCCTCCAACAAGAAATGATGCGCAGAAGTCCAGCAGCAAACTAGGCCTGATACTTGGTGTGGTGGCAGGCATTGTGGGGGTTCTGGTGGTTCTGGGGCTGTTGACTTTGGCCATTTTCAGAAAATCACGACCAAATAAATCTGAAACAGATATATTTAATCAAGGATCGGTTGCTTATAAGTCTCCTCTTCACAGCTCCTCCAAACCAATCAGCGAAGCAA GACATGTGCCCACCACAATGGGGTTCGGCACACTGGGGCTCCCACCGTATCATGTTTTCACTTTGGAAGAAATGGAAGACGCAACAAACAACTTCGATCCATCTAATTTGATAGCAGAGGGATCTCAAGGACAG TCCTACAAAGGGTGGCTCAGAGATGGCTCAGAAGTCCTGGTGAAATGTCTGAAATTGAAGCACAAGCATTCACCTCAAAGCTTGCCACAGCAAATGGAAGCAGTAACAAAACTGAGGCATCAACATTTGGTCAGCGTTCTTGGACACTGTATTGTCACATACCAGGAACATCCCAATACCGCTAGCACGGTCTTCCTCGTCGTTGAACATGTTGCAAACGGGTCGCTCAGGGATCATCTTACTG ACCGGAGGAGAAGAGAGATACTGAAATGGCCGCAGAGATTGGGAATCTCCATTGGCATTGCAAGGGGAATCCAGTTCTTGCACACTGGAAATGCACCAGGCATTTTTGGGAACAATTTGAAGATTGAGAATGTGCTGTTGAATGAGAAGCTTACTACAAAGATTAGTAACTACAATATTCCCTTGAGATTTAAG GTGGGTTCAGAAAGCCCTCTCAATGGACCAAAGTTCCGCAGTGATCTCCAAGG TGCCCAAGAGGCGGAAAGGGATGATATTTATCAGCTGGGTGTAATTCTGCTTGAAATCATCACTGGAAAGCAAGTAACAAGCGAGAGTGAATTGGATGAGTTGAAACTCCAG CTGGAAAGGGGCTTAACGGAAGCGGCATCAAAACTCCGGGCATTAACAGACCCCTCAATTCGTGGTACCTTCGCTTATGAATCATTGACAAACACTGTCCAAATCACCCTCAACTGTCTCTCCAAGGATTCCAGGAAGCGCCCATCAATAGCAGATGTCCTTTGGAACTTGCAGTACTCAGTTCAAGTTCAGGAAGGATGGGCAAGCAGTGAAGGCCTTAGCACCCAGCCGCAATGCTAG
- the LOC100267340 gene encoding protein IQ-DOMAIN 29: protein MGKSPGKWIKGLLFGKKSSKSNLSKGREISKHASKGDALVCAKVPASDLTVDAPLTSLPVPLTTARNGVVSDSEKGTASRLPNDGVILSSSKENGDTETIMNLGLSKDPERIRHEQAATKAQAAFRGYLARRAFRTLKGIIRLQALGRGRLVRRQAIATLCCVQGIVKFQALVRGQSVRHSNIGTEVHEKLSARKFPDAKCSNSFGLQTSNQAEKLSKNVFVCTLLASSPTSMPLHLQYGPGEPNSAWDWLERWTKSHFWEPLTKPKKIIDSKSQKKRGTSQTVETDRSRPKRSVRKATSAKFENGSTQSTLESDKPKRNLRKVSSHPVDSVQEHPKNATEKTKSKLRKNLKSTSDASDQLEVKAEKPKQSLRKSSSAASDAPEQGTGDSLKKIKKDMAVTVSKQSDIETSLKPPAENELVDNVHDHTLADLQCVENNGKSENIPEANKDMSYKDNDISNDDQKTSQRRASLPGKHDYQENGLHNTPRLPSYMAATESAKAKLRALSSPRFGQDEADKNGITRRHSLPSSSTNGKLSSWSPRAQRLVQASGKGVFRSDRSLMSSRDGSEKLLQPEWRR from the exons ATGGGGAAATCCCCTGGAAAATGGATCAAAGGGCTACTGTTTGGGAAGAAATCATCCAAATCTAATTTGTCAAAGGGAAGAGAAATTTCA AAACATGCAAGCAAGGGAGATGCATTAGTTTGTGCTAAGGTACCAGCATCTGATTTGACTGTTGATGCTCCCTTGACTTCACTCCCTGTTCCTCTCACCACTGCTAGAAATGGAGTAGTCTCAGACTCAGAAAAGGGAACAGCTTCTAGATTACCAAATGATGGAGTTATTTTATCATCTTCAAAGGAAAATGGGGATACAGAAACAATCATGAATTTGGGTTTATCAAAAGATCCTGAAAGAATCAGACATGAACAAGCTGCAACAAAGGCACAAGCTGCATTCAGGGGTTATTTG GCTCGACGAGCATTTCGAACCCTTAAGGGCATCATAAGGCTTCAAGCACTTGGTCGCGGCCGTTTGGTTAGAAGACAAGCTATAGCCACCTTATGCTGTGTGCAGGGAATTGTTAAGTTCCAGGCGCTGGTTCGTGGCCAAAGTGTCAGACATTCTAATATCGGGACTGAAGTGCATGAAAAACTGAGTGCGAGAAAATTTCCG GATGCCAAATGTTCAAACTCGTTTGGGTTACAAACATCTAATCAGGCAGAGAAGCtgtcaaaaaatgtttttgtctGTACG CTTCTTGCTTCATCACCTACATCAATGCCTCTGCACCTTCAGTATGGTCCTGGGGAGCCAAACTCAGCCTGGGATTGGCTAGAACGTTGGACGAAGTCACATTTTTGGGAACCCCTAACAAAACCCAAAAAGATTATTGACTCAAAGTCTCAGAAAAAGCGTGGCACTTCTCAAACGGTAGAAACTGATCGAAGTAGGCCAAAACGAAGTGTTCGAAAAGCAACCAGtgcaaaatttgaaaatggatcTACTCAGTCGACATTAGAGTCAGATAAACCTAAACGCAACCTGAGGAAAGTTTCAAGCCATCCAGTAGATTCTGTTCAGGAGCATCCAAAAAATGCAACTGAGAAGACTAAaagtaaattaagaaaaaatctGAAATCCACATCAGATGCTTCTGATCAGCTAGAGGTTAAAGCTGAGAAACCCAAGCAGAGTCTGAGGAAATCATCAAGCGCTGCCTCTGATGCCCCTGAGCAGGGCACTGgggattctcttaaaaagatcAAGAAGGATATGGCAGTGACAGTGTCAAAACAGTCTGATATTGAGACAAGTCTGAAACCACCTGCTGAAAATGAGCTAGTTGATAATGTACATGATCATACTCTGGCTGACTTGCAATGTGTGGAAAACAATGGTAAAAGCGAGAATATTCCTGAAGCGAACAAGGACATGAGCTATAAGGATAATGATATTAGCAATGATGACCAGAAAACCAGCCAGAGAAGAGCTTCTTTACCTGGAAAGCATGATTATCAAGAGAATGGGTTACATAACACACCAAGACTGCCTAGCTATATGGCAGCAACTGAATCTGCGAAGGCCAAACTGAGAGCATTAAGCTCCCCGAGGTTTGGCCAAGATGAGGCTGATAAGAATGGTATCACCAGACGGCATTCTCTACCATCATCTTCTACCAATGGCAAGTTGAGTTCATGGTCACCACGAGCGCAAAGACTGGTCCAAGCAAGTGGCAAAGGAGTGTTCAGAAGTGACAGATCTTTAATGTCTTCTAGAGACGGTAGTG AGAAGTTGCTGCAACCAGAGTGGAGGAGGTGA